One window from the genome of Lentibacillus daqui encodes:
- a CDS encoding DUF3139 domain-containing protein: MKKGIWIAIGVILLIVIATPFVFIYLLNNGNPYTKYLANKNVPVYLEEQGYTENDIEESHYVEPKHGINSDFYHGHYMVIFKDEPEVTYYYGITKKGKQVKQFCEKDILSSDGITDTIEENTKHSEKDCSKSL; the protein is encoded by the coding sequence ATGAAAAAAGGTATATGGATTGCGATAGGTGTAATTTTACTCATTGTCATAGCAACTCCATTTGTATTTATCTACTTGTTAAACAACGGAAATCCCTATACAAAATATCTAGCTAATAAAAATGTACCAGTTTATTTGGAAGAACAGGGATACACAGAAAATGACATAGAGGAATCGCATTATGTGGAGCCTAAACACGGTATAAACAGTGATTTTTATCACGGGCATTATATGGTCATATTTAAGGATGAGCCTGAAGTGACATATTATTATGGAATCACTAAAAAAGGGAAACAGGTAAAACAGTTCTGTGAAAAAGATATATTATCTTCTGATGGAATTACTGATACAATCGAAGAAAACACCAAACATAGCGAAAAAGACTGTTCTAAATCATTGTAA
- a CDS encoding ABC transporter permease encodes MLKDILYVERLKLKRSKMWLIYIIGPLLGVFLAYINFFKNYDLFMNPGDNAWIEAWTQVALFMGPFVLPILVGVYAALICRSEHVGGGWKQLLALPISHSNIFFGKFLTIIRMIVITMLILMILFISFGYLIGMDGNLPVFTLLGYMIRGILACLPLVVLQLIVSIRSKTFGIPLAVTIVFTLPAIFLHYQRLL; translated from the coding sequence ATGTTGAAGGATATTTTATATGTTGAGCGATTAAAATTAAAAAGATCTAAAATGTGGCTAATTTATATTATTGGTCCATTATTAGGAGTATTTCTAGCTTATATCAACTTTTTTAAGAATTATGATTTATTTATGAATCCAGGGGATAATGCTTGGATTGAGGCATGGACACAAGTTGCATTATTTATGGGGCCGTTTGTATTACCTATATTGGTTGGGGTATATGCCGCTCTTATTTGCAGAAGTGAACATGTTGGAGGTGGGTGGAAACAACTATTAGCATTACCAATTAGTCATTCAAATATATTTTTTGGGAAATTTTTAACTATTATCAGAATGATTGTCATTACCATGCTTATCCTAATGATATTATTTATTAGTTTTGGATATTTAATCGGGATGGATGGAAATTTACCGGTTTTTACATTATTGGGATATATGATTAGAGGTATATTGGCATGTCTGCCCTTGGTGGTTTTACAATTGATTGTATCAATCCGTTCTAAAACCTTTGGTATTCCACTTGCAGTTACGATTGTTTTTACATTACCAGCGATTTTTTTACATTACCAGCGATTATTGTAG
- a CDS encoding lipoprotein — translation MKKIGLLFVITFIFIVAGCSQNIEDEIIGTWESTDKDDECLEAENDKLTFEEDGTVIGVEDYNKYKIAESENEDFDYAVLSGDFSNSKRYKIKFDQDDNLWLVDEDDEEGFDSSVTCKMEKVNDK, via the coding sequence ATGAAAAAAATCGGCTTGTTATTTGTGATTACTTTTATTTTCATTGTTGCAGGTTGCTCCCAAAACATTGAAGATGAAATTATCGGTACTTGGGAAAGCACAGATAAAGACGATGAGTGTTTAGAAGCGGAAAATGATAAATTAACATTTGAAGAAGACGGAACTGTGATAGGTGTAGAAGATTACAACAAATATAAAATCGCAGAATCTGAAAATGAGGATTTTGATTATGCCGTTTTAAGTGGCGATTTTAGTAACTCAAAACGATATAAAATTAAATTTGATCAAGATGATAATCTATGGTTGGTAGATGAAGATGATGAAGAAGGTTTTGATTCCTCAGTCACTTGTAAAATGGAAAAAGTGAATGATAAATGA
- a CDS encoding helix-turn-helix domain-containing protein, translating to MSESTLLPYSVISMAVLGDTEAMGQVLKHYEGYIVTLVQHEIVEENGETAHIVDDEWKQRLELKLITAVTKFKLH from the coding sequence ATGAGTGAATCTACCTTACTTCCTTATTCAGTTATCTCAATGGCAGTACTGGGTGATACAGAAGCAATGGGACAAGTTTTAAAACATTATGAAGGTTACATTGTTACGTTAGTTCAACACGAAATAGTAGAAGAAAATGGAGAGACTGCTCATATAGTAGACGATGAATGGAAACAAAGGTTAGAACTTAAGCTGATTACTGCCGTAACCAAATTTAAGTTACATTAA
- a CDS encoding ABC transporter permease — protein sequence MKHLLKADKIKLKRSSLPIIVLLVPFLILAYELVNLTYRGDFVAKQAEMFQADSMWTYLLYDNSLLFGLGFPLAVTLAASVIANVEHQANGWKQTLSLPISRVRVYLSKFSWLFISLFFSTTIFMLGMFLLGNMLGFEGNTPWKLLIGDSYSMLVVILPIMSVQFWLSMTIKNQAFSILIGAISSMMGLFLAAAQTTRWFPLAYPSQASTVILQYEGLGYNQDLSAYLVISFCLGIILLVLGSFQFAKREVK from the coding sequence ATGAAACATTTACTAAAGGCCGATAAAATTAAATTGAAACGTTCCTCATTGCCAATTATTGTTTTATTGGTTCCATTTCTTATCTTAGCTTATGAACTAGTAAATCTCACTTATCGAGGAGATTTTGTAGCAAAGCAGGCTGAAATGTTCCAAGCTGATTCAATGTGGACCTATTTATTGTATGATAACAGTTTATTATTCGGACTGGGCTTTCCTTTAGCTGTAACACTTGCAGCATCTGTTATAGCAAATGTTGAACATCAAGCAAATGGATGGAAACAGACGTTGTCGCTACCAATATCAAGAGTAAGAGTTTATTTAAGTAAGTTTAGTTGGCTTTTTATTAGCCTTTTCTTTTCAACCACTATTTTTATGCTCGGTATGTTTTTGCTAGGAAATATGTTGGGGTTTGAAGGGAACACTCCTTGGAAGCTTTTGATTGGAGATAGTTATAGTATGTTGGTAGTTATTTTACCAATCATGTCAGTACAGTTTTGGTTATCCATGACAATAAAAAATCAGGCTTTTTCAATACTGATTGGGGCAATTTCATCTATGATGGGTCTTTTTCTAGCAGCTGCACAAACGACTAGATGGTTCCCCTTAGCTTACCCTAGTCAAGCATCGACAGTTATTTTGCAATATGAAGGTTTAGGCTATAACCAGGATCTTTCAGCCTATCTTGTTATCAGTTTCTGTTTAGGTATTATCTTATTGGTTCTCGGATCATTTCAATTTGCAAAACGAGAAGTCAAATAA
- a CDS encoding tyrosine-type recombinase/integrase, whose amino-acid sequence MAKTKYTGVYVDSSGQFYYETELGTDRITGKRLRKKGRKNQQGQKFTSAKAAYKELVRVKNEYLKYNGYSNYHMTYGQFMDTVYIPAYETEVEESTFIARKGILENIKDRFGNIELRSISIEDVQRYRTWLLSNDGAGFSQAYASLIFGIFRRSLDMAVEMQYLEVNISKKVKAIPKGKSNIPYWTKTEFEKVISKIYVDNFYEHLCFVMLWTYFMTGIRVNEGTALWWEDVDFKNKRLRIHHSLYIKNKTTWTRKNYTKTADGKRIISLDDDTIQILKEWKARQAKIGIHDFVFSYDGMPMLKSTISRIIGRFAKLANVHRVQAKGLRHSHASYLINEFNVSVLILSKRLGHSSPEITLKHYSHMWSGVDELIAEEMAGNITIQTAQKSGVSFIGNQAISNKKVISG is encoded by the coding sequence ATGGCTAAAACAAAATATACAGGTGTATATGTAGATTCATCAGGGCAATTTTATTATGAGACTGAACTCGGTACAGACCGTATTACTGGTAAACGTCTTCGAAAGAAAGGGCGAAAAAATCAGCAAGGTCAGAAATTTACTTCTGCTAAAGCGGCATATAAAGAATTAGTACGGGTAAAAAATGAGTACCTGAAATACAATGGATATAGTAACTACCATATGACGTATGGTCAATTTATGGATACTGTTTATATCCCCGCTTATGAAACGGAAGTGGAAGAAAGTACTTTTATCGCACGAAAAGGAATATTAGAAAACATCAAAGATCGTTTTGGGAACATCGAACTGAGATCCATTAGTATTGAAGATGTCCAACGATACCGTACATGGTTATTATCCAATGACGGTGCGGGTTTTTCTCAAGCATATGCCAGTTTAATATTTGGTATATTTCGTAGAAGTTTAGATATGGCGGTTGAGATGCAATATTTAGAGGTTAATATTTCTAAAAAGGTGAAAGCCATCCCAAAAGGGAAGTCGAACATCCCATACTGGACGAAAACAGAGTTTGAGAAAGTCATTTCTAAGATTTATGTAGATAATTTTTATGAACATTTGTGTTTTGTGATGTTATGGACATATTTCATGACTGGGATACGTGTAAATGAAGGAACAGCTTTATGGTGGGAAGACGTAGATTTTAAAAATAAACGATTAAGAATCCATCATTCCTTGTATATTAAGAATAAAACCACTTGGACACGTAAAAATTATACAAAAACAGCCGATGGTAAACGCATTATCTCTTTAGATGATGATACCATCCAAATTTTAAAAGAGTGGAAAGCACGACAAGCAAAGATTGGTATTCATGATTTCGTTTTTAGTTACGATGGAATGCCAATGCTTAAATCAACCATTTCAAGAATTATTGGCCGGTTTGCCAAACTGGCGAATGTCCATCGAGTTCAAGCAAAAGGTTTAAGACATTCGCATGCGTCGTATTTAATTAATGAATTTAATGTCTCTGTTTTAATATTATCAAAACGCTTGGGTCATTCGAGTCCAGAGATTACATTAAAGCATTATTCGCACATGTGGTCAGGCGTGGATGAACTCATTGCCGAAGAAATGGCAGGGAATATTACCATTCAAACAGCACAAAAATCAGGTGTATCATTTATCGGCAATCAAGCCATAAGTAATAAGAAAGTAATTAGTGGATAA
- a CDS encoding DUF3173 domain-containing protein, giving the protein MKELITKDDLIQLGYPKYTSIRIIRQAKQIMVKQGYPFYNNKRLGCVPKMTVESILGCELESEENSHG; this is encoded by the coding sequence ATGAAGGAACTGATTACAAAAGATGATTTAATTCAGCTTGGATATCCCAAATATACTTCGATACGAATTATTAGACAAGCCAAGCAAATCATGGTAAAACAAGGGTATCCATTTTATAATAATAAACGATTAGGCTGTGTACCCAAAATGACCGTTGAATCGATTCTAGGATGTGAACTAGAATCGGAGGAAAACAGTCATGGCTAA
- a CDS encoding DUF961 family protein: protein MEKTFGNLEYAGEGKVEQRRRINGRMTTLSRSYNLYSDIQRADDIEVILP, encoded by the coding sequence ATGGAAAAAACTTTTGGAAATTTAGAATACGCAGGAGAAGGCAAGGTCGAACAGCGCCGAAGAATTAATGGACGTATGACCACCCTTTCTCGAAGCTATAATCTGTATTCCGATATTCAACGTGCAGATGATATTGAAGTCATTCTTCCATAA
- a CDS encoding DUF961 family protein encodes MRSRKKFFEHEEKVKLVNARITVEGYKIGERGFTNYILHADDMGKAWRKKT; translated from the coding sequence ATAAGAAGCAGGAAAAAATTCTTTGAACATGAGGAAAAAGTAAAATTAGTCAATGCAAGAATCACCGTAGAGGGTTATAAGATTGGAGAACGTGGTTTCACAAATTATATTTTACATGCAGATGACATGGGCAAAGCATGGAGGAAAAAAACATGA
- a CDS encoding RNA polymerase sigma factor — translation MVTNEPVPQSVIRRQFDSFCKTVLRNAARDIYREINRQNKTLIILSALSQDKLNQLSMYETYETDVHYFFLNGYAVKVKDFLIANAIQSLPERNQLIVLCFFFLEMSDTEIANELGIARATVYYHKKKALEKIKNYLKEHEDE, via the coding sequence ATGGTAACAAACGAACCTGTGCCACAAAGCGTAATCCGACGTCAATTTGATTCATTTTGTAAAACGGTTTTGAGAAATGCTGCAAGAGATATTTATCGTGAAATCAACAGGCAGAATAAAACCTTGATTATCTTATCTGCTTTAAGTCAAGATAAACTCAATCAACTTAGCATGTATGAAACCTATGAAACTGATGTCCATTATTTTTTCTTAAATGGATATGCCGTCAAAGTAAAAGATTTTTTGATTGCGAATGCTATTCAATCTTTACCAGAACGTAATCAACTTATTGTATTGTGCTTCTTTTTCTTAGAAATGAGTGATACTGAAATTGCCAACGAATTAGGAATAGCCAGGGCGACCGTTTATTACCACAAGAAGAAGGCGTTAGAAAAGATTAAAAACTATTTAAAGGAGCATGAAGATGAGTGA
- a CDS encoding ABC transporter ATP-binding protein produces MNDQIIVTDNLTKKFKKNISVDGINMSIERGQIYGFLGPNGAGKTTTIRMLLGLIKPTKGNIKIFNQNLNKNRIQILQRIGSLVESPTYYGNLTGRENLEAVRRLRNIPEKRVHEVLEIVRLTKVANRLTKEYSLGMKQRLGIASALLSEPDLLILDEPTNGLDPSGIQEIRELIKQLPESGMSVLVSSHLLSEIDQMATEVGIINNGKMIFQDSIDRLRHKRKPILKVGVSDGRESHSILKGKGISSQWKNDYLWLEETKPEFVSEINATLVQSGISVYRLEEVTKSLEDIFLELTGTEGSL; encoded by the coding sequence ATGAATGATCAAATTATTGTCACTGATAATCTAACAAAAAAGTTTAAGAAAAATATTTCTGTGGACGGAATAAACATGAGTATTGAGCGTGGTCAAATCTATGGTTTTTTAGGCCCGAATGGTGCTGGAAAAACGACAACTATACGAATGCTATTAGGGTTAATTAAGCCAACAAAAGGTAATATTAAAATTTTTAATCAAAATCTTAATAAAAACCGCATTCAAATATTACAGCGAATTGGTTCTTTGGTAGAGTCACCAACTTATTATGGTAATTTAACGGGGCGTGAAAATCTAGAAGCAGTTCGTCGATTGCGTAATATACCTGAAAAACGAGTGCATGAAGTCCTGGAAATTGTCCGGTTAACCAAAGTAGCAAATCGATTAACAAAAGAGTATTCTCTTGGAATGAAACAGCGACTTGGTATTGCTTCCGCATTACTCAGTGAGCCAGATTTATTAATTTTAGATGAGCCAACTAATGGTTTGGACCCGTCTGGAATACAAGAAATACGTGAACTAATTAAACAATTACCTGAATCTGGAATGAGCGTTCTTGTATCTAGTCACCTATTAAGCGAAATAGATCAAATGGCAACTGAGGTAGGGATTATCAATAACGGTAAAATGATTTTTCAAGATTCCATTGATCGCTTAAGGCATAAACGTAAGCCAATATTAAAAGTTGGTGTCAGCGATGGTAGAGAATCACATTCTATATTAAAAGGAAAAGGAATAAGTTCGCAATGGAAAAATGATTATTTATGGTTGGAAGAAACAAAACCTGAATTTGTATCTGAAATCAATGCAACTCTTGTCCAATCAGGGATATCGGTTTATCGTCTGGAAGAAGTTACAAAGTCACTGGAAGATATCTTTTTAGAATTAACAGGTACTGAGGGTAGCCTATGA
- a CDS encoding response regulator transcription factor, whose amino-acid sequence MKTEDYSILIIDDDPYILDLLTTVFEKEGFQHIFKASTGEEAKFQTTKNNPDILLLDVMLPDTDGFTLCSQLRSYTSVPVLFLTAKSTDLDKLQGFSIGGDDYITKPFNPLEVVARVKAQLKRSNQLESNQLTKAVYDYGFFKIDSNKGKLTVKGRQVECPLLELKLLLYFCEHPNQVLSKHQIYRDVWGEYYGGDNTVMVHVHRLREKLEENPSNPLLIKTVRGLGYIFELDTTTKESS is encoded by the coding sequence ATTAAAACAGAAGACTATTCCATTCTGATTATTGATGATGATCCCTACATTCTAGATTTGTTAACAACAGTCTTTGAAAAAGAAGGTTTTCAACATATTTTTAAAGCAAGCACAGGAGAGGAAGCGAAGTTTCAAACAACTAAAAATAATCCGGATATTCTTCTATTGGATGTTATGTTGCCTGATACGGATGGATTCACTCTTTGCAGCCAACTTCGTTCATACACATCTGTTCCTGTTTTATTTCTGACGGCTAAATCAACGGATTTAGACAAACTGCAAGGATTTAGTATTGGTGGAGACGATTATATTACGAAACCTTTTAATCCTCTAGAAGTTGTTGCACGAGTAAAAGCTCAATTAAAACGTTCCAACCAATTAGAATCAAACCAATTAACGAAAGCAGTATATGATTACGGCTTTTTTAAAATAGATTCAAATAAAGGAAAGTTAACAGTTAAAGGAAGACAAGTAGAATGTCCCCTTTTAGAACTGAAATTATTACTGTACTTTTGTGAACACCCTAATCAAGTTTTAAGCAAACATCAAATTTATCGTGATGTATGGGGTGAGTATTATGGAGGCGATAACACAGTAATGGTTCATGTTCATCGTTTGCGTGAGAAATTGGAAGAGAACCCAAGTAACCCCCTATTGATTAAAACTGTTAGAGGACTAGGATATATTTTTGAATTGGATACAACAACAAAGGAATCATCATGA